One genomic window of Mus pahari chromosome 23, PAHARI_EIJ_v1.1, whole genome shotgun sequence includes the following:
- the LOC110339073 gene encoding splicing factor U2af large subunit A-like: protein MAPQAHQLQMEDILIPLKKMLQKKQMRNKRKQLQRKEAAMTRQPFQARHSSSATPRQAHYGRRGRRGTAVKPRQTQHDRHSLSTTSRQSQNSRHNKPGKPYQAQHARQTKPDEARQRRHTRQTTPATQRQAHHARHSTSGTPRQRHHSRHSTSSIAQQAHQARHSMPGLPRKAQDTKHNTPGTTHKPQHARHSMPGLPHKAQDTKHDTPGTTHQPKHTRHHAAGTTQLAQRSRHSQPGPRTIYTCFKVVAICSAWEKPF from the exons ATGGCACCCCAGGCGCACCAACTCCAGATGGAAGACATACTAATACCCCTCAAAAAAATGCTACAAAAAAAACAGATgaggaacaaaaggaaacaacttCAAAGGAAGGAGGCAGCCATGACACGCCAGCCATTCCAGGCCAGGCACAGCTCATCAGCCACACCGCGCCAGGCACACTACGGCAGGCGCGGCAGGCGCGGTACAGCAGTCAAACCACGCCAGACTCAGCACGATAGACACAGCTTGTCAACCACATCACGTCAATCACAGAACTCCCGGCACAACAAGCCAGGCAAACCGTACCAGGCACAGCATGCCAGGCAAACCAAGCCAGACGAAGCACGACAGAGACGCCACACCAGGCAAACCACACCAGCCACACAACGCCAGGCACACCATGCCAGGCACAGCACCTCAGGCACACCACGCCAGAGACACCACAGCAGGCATAGCACCTCAAGCATAGCACAACAGGCACACCAAGCCAG GCACAGCATGCCAGGCTTGCCCCGCAAGGCACAGGACACCAAACACAACACACCAGGCACAACACACAAGCCACAGCATGCCAGGCACAGCATGCCAGGCTTGCCACATAAGGCACAGGACACCAAACACGACACACCAGGCACAACACACCAGCCAAAGCACACTCGGCACCACGCGGCAGGCACAACGCAGCTGGCACAGCGCAGCAGACACAGCCAGCCAGGTCCACGCACCATCTACACATGCTTTAAGGTAGTAGCAATCTGCTCTGCTTGGGAAAAGCCTTTCTGA